One part of the Alligator mississippiensis isolate rAllMis1 chromosome 3, rAllMis1, whole genome shotgun sequence genome encodes these proteins:
- the KIFC2 gene encoding kinesin-like protein KIFC2 — translation MQRAWPLHPDWARCEERGIHTLNSALCTRRLDPDPRVGVRGQESGCWRLGRWVRAPRPVSSPAAVNLHSSFTRLRLPPPSLSRSLAKVCPGGAGAWCRLPRGSRGAGCQRGHRDPSPPPPPPRQPSASLLPQCQEEGRLHWACSQPLRRDRLAGCCSASGRQLEPLCPPGCQAWGLAGGGVRAPCPARGHPMYAFYSLLVYIFYTLFRKEPSQDDGQLLEPEPPQDRDAAPVELARRPQGSRPPREDLWPELTDLDSSSESSSAEDQEEEEEEDGDSPDGAATSPLTEFLALKQRMGGEQLGPLGKEAPGGQAPESPLLAVLSHLLSFLEHYGHLQRLQEQAGAYRARLRRAESRRRQQLRSFQRASRQRERDALSLVASLEGVISEQQSTLETLRGGMKLPSACSPPPAPPAGLHQLVESISALQGDRARLAEEIQGLRQELDEREKDKQQLAGSFHLQIQELKQQIEEREDELARLRTGMGVTDSEKRIHNLTVENEGLKQSLGVTQGLLQQLAAVSAQPSALLAKENEDLRGQVQRLEASLQQKLAQLAQLEGQVDALQWYKEEEARQLDERLCALQQALDAQLSRAPDVQYVTQTVEVESPSTLRSLAEAEERNRVLQEQLSSQGERCQRLTEQLQGSEEVAAGLRHKISAYEHEMAQLREQLLREISHLEAQKEEAVKEASECSEQHLDQLRQQFAGVRQRLAVLQPLLRSIRTDYGSLRGQVRSFSDFYEAALKEARQQMCSAISEVSEANRDLREKYQHEVLLRRKYHDQLVELKGNIRVLCRLKPVTEAEQQASEASVAVSTEPGSESSVTTSYKGKERTFELDKVFLPQATQEEVFLEIEPLVLSCLNGYNVCIFAYGQTGSGKTYTMEGVPDDPGINQRALEVLYREMEAKQGLCKYAVSLSLVEIYNEVIRDLLGKDPQERLDIKLNPDGSGQLHVPGLTCVEVQGFREIKKMLALGKRNRATHCTNMNERSSRSHALLTITITGTDLATGTKTSGKLNLVDLAGSERVWKSGAQGERLKEAQSINKSLLALGEVIQALRAKQPHVPFRNSKLTYLLQDSLGRGNKTVMMVQISPLQRDVGETVCSLKFAQRVCKVELGPAARRVDPSGPGEA, via the exons ATGCAGCGAGCCTGGCCCTTGCACCCAGACTGGGCCAGGTGTGAGGAAAGGGGGATCCACACCCTTAACTCTGCCCTTTGCACTCGCCGCTTGGATCCAGACCCCAGGGTGGGGGTTCGAGGGCAGGAATCGGGGTGTTGGAGGCTGGGGAGATGGGTACGAGCTCCCAGGCCTGTGTCCTCCCCGGCTGCTGTGAATCTGCACAGCTCCTTCACCAGACTGCGCCTGCCCCCCCCAAGCCTATCTAGGTCCCTGGCCAaggtctgtcctgggggagccggtgcttggtgcaggctgcccagagGCAGCCGGGGTGCTGGGTGCCAGCGAGGTCACAGGGACCCCTCCCCGccgcctcccccaccccgccagcCCTCGGCATCCTTGCTACCGCAGTGCCAGGAGGAGGGGCGGCTGCACTGGGCATGCTCCCAGCCACTGCGGAGGGACCGGCTGGCAGGATGCTGCAGCGCTAGCGGGAGGCAGCTcgagcccctctgcccccctgggtgccaggcctgggggctggctggcGGCGGGGTCCGGGCCCCCTGCCCCGCACGCGGGCACCCCATGTATGCCTTCTACTCCCTGCTGGTCTACATCTTCTACACCCTCTTCCGCAAGGAGCCCAGCCAGGATGACGGGCAGCTCCTGGAGCCGGAGCCCCCCCAG gacCGTGATGCTGCCCCTGTGGAGCTGGCCCGGAGGCCGCAGGGCAGCCGGCCGCCACGTGAAGACCTGTGGCCAGAGCTGACGGATCTGGACA GCAGCTCAGAGAGCAGCAGCGCtgaggaccaggaggaggaggaggaggaggatggggacaGCCCGGATGGAGCCGCCACCTCCCCGCTCACCGAGTTCCTGGCCCTCAAGCAGAGGATGGGGGGTGAGCAGCTTGGCCCCCTGGGGAAGGAGGCTCCCGGCGGGCAG GCGCCCGAGTCGCCGCTGCTAGCGGTGCTGTCGCACCTGCTCTCCTTCCTGGAGCACTACGGGCACCTGCAGCGGCTGCAGGAGCAGGCGGGCGCATACCGGGCGCGGCTGCGGCGGGCAGAGAGCCGGCGGCGCCAGCAGCTGCGCTCGTTCCAGCGGGCGTCCCGGCAGCGGGAGCGGGATGCGCTCAGCCTCGTCGCCAGCCTGGAGGGCGTCATCAGCGAGCAGCAGAGCACCTTGGAGACGCTGCGCGGCG gcATGAAGCTGCCCTCGGCCTGCTCGCCGCCCCCCGCGCCCCCGGCCGGCCTGCACCAGCTGGTGGAGTCGATCAGCGCCCTGCAGGGCGATCGTGCCCGGCTGGCGGAGGAGATCCAGGGCCTGCGGCAGGAGCTGGATGAGCGCGAGAAGGACAAGCAGCAGCTGGCCGGCAGCTTCCACCTGCAG atccaggagctgaAGCAGCAGATCGAGGAGCGCGAGGACGAGCTGGCGCGGCTGCGCACGGGCATG GGGGTGACGGACTCGGAGAAGCGGATCCACAACCTGACGGTGGAGAACGAGGGGCTGAAGCAGAGTCTTGGCGTCAcccaggggctcctgcagcagctggcggcCGTGTCtgcccagccctctgccctgctggccaAG gaGAACGAGGACCTGCGGGGCCAAGTGCAGCGCCTGGAGGCGTCGCTGCAGCAGAAGCTGGCACAGCTGGCacagctggaggggcaggtggacgCGCTGCAGTGGTACAAGGAGGAGGAGGCGCGGCAGCTGGACGAGCGTCTCTGTGCGCTGCAACAGGCCTTGGATGCCCAGCTCAGCCGGGCCCCCGATGTGCAG TACGTGACCCAGACGGTGGAGGTGGAGTCTCCCAGCACGCTGCGGTCCCTGGCCGAGGCGGAGGAGCGGAACCgggtgctgcaggagcagctctccagccagggtgAGAGGTGCCAGCGGCTGacggagcagctgcagggctccgaggaggtggctgctgggctgcgGCATAAG ATTTCGGCCTATGAGCATGAGATGGCACAGCTGCGCGAGCAGCTGCTGCGGGAGATCAGCCACCTGGAGGCCCAGAAGGAGGAGGCCGTGAAGGAGGCGTCGGAGTGCTCCGAGCAGCACCTGGACCAGCTCCGCCAGCAATTTGCAG GCGTGCGCCAGCGCCTGGCTGTGCTGCAACCCCTGCTCCGCAGCATCAGGACCGACTATGGCAGCCTGCGTGGCCAGGTGCGCAGCTTCTCTGACTTCTATGAGGCCGCCCTCAAGGAGGCCAGGCAACAG atGTGCTCAGCCATCAGCGAGGTATCGGAGGCCAACCGGGACCTGCGGGAGAAGTACCAGCACGAGGTCTTGCTGCGCAGGAAGTACCACGACCAGCTGGTGGAGCTCAAAG GGAACATCCGGGTGCTGTGCCGCCTGAAGCCGGTGACGGAGGCCGAGCAGCAGGCCAGCGAGGCGAGCGTGGCTGTGAGCACGGAGCCCGGCAGCGAGAGCAGCGTCACGACCTCTTACAAGGGCAAGGAGCGCACCTTCGAGCTGGACAAGGTCTTCCTGCCCCAGGCCACCCAGGAGGAG GTCTTCCTGGAGATCGAGCCGCTGGTCCTGTCCTGCCTCAACGGCTACAACGTCTGCATCTTCGCCTACGGGCAGACGGGCTCCGGCAAGACCTACACCATGGAG GGTGTCCCCGATGACCCTGGGATCAACCAGCGGGCGCTGGAGGTGCTGTACCGGGAGATGGAGGCCAAGCAGGGGCTGTGCAAGTATGCCGTGAGCCTCAGCCTGGTGGAGATCTACAACGAGGTCATCCG GGACCTGCTGGGCAAGGACCCCCAGGAGAGGCTGGACATCAAGCTGAACCCCGATGGCAGTGGGCAGCTCCATGTGCCCGGCCTCACCTGTGTGGAGGTGCAGGGCTTCCGTGAGATCAAGAAG ATGCTGGCGCTGGGCAAGAGGAACCGGGCGACCCACTGCACCAACATGAACGAGCGCAGCTCCCGCTCGCACGCTCTGCTCACCATCACCATCACCGGCACCGACCTCGCCACTGGCACCAAGACCTCAG GGAAGCTGAACCTGGTGGACTTGGCGGGCTCGGAGCGTGTGTGGAAGTCGGGGGCGCAGGGCGAGCGGCTGAAGGAGGCGCAGAGCATCAACAAGTCCCTGCTGGCGCTGGGCGAGGTGATCCAGGCGCTGCGCGCCAAGCAGCCCCACGTGCCTTTCCGCAACTCCAAGCTCACCTACCTGCTGCAGGACTCGCTGGGCCGCGGCAACAAGACCGTCATGATGGTGCAG atctcaCCTCTGCAGAGGGACGTGGGCGAGACCGTTTGCTCCCTCAAGTTTGCCCAGCGCGTCTGCAAGGTGGAGCTGGGCCCGGCCGCTCGCCGTGTCGACCCCTCGGGCCCTGGTGAGGCCTGA
- the LOC109282099 gene encoding forkhead box protein H1 — MEPGGQPEPEPEPELEPERGRRRPRKRYSRHRKPPYSYLAMIALVIRAAPARRLKLAQIIKEIGALFPFFKEGYQGWKDSIRHNLSSNPCFTKMLKDPDKPTAKGNFWTVDVSRIPPDALKLQNTALSRQDAAAFAHDLGPYVLQGRPYPGSAPPPEGQAQAQARLDSSFAIQALLQDRPRREPNPAPDGPDPRSCESLEPLWPLAPSPHGLPRTLSSSSSTSLLPPEDGGQVPPTPPQPPHAGSSDSEGSVSPGLLVPEPWWEPYSPCLALPPLPGLPCCMLQPPPYLYSPSFWGCLPVPPPLGLSPDLDGLFQPPKDHGNPWAVPPPWYMLPSGALLAQYTGF; from the exons ATGGAGCCGGGCGggcagccggagccggagccggagccggagctggagccggagcggGGCCGGCGGCGGCCCAGGAAGCGCTACAGCCGGCACCGCAAGCCGCCCTACTCCTACCTGGCCATGATCGCCCTGGTCATCCGCgccgcgcccgcccgccgcctcAAGCTGGCCCAG ATCATCAAGGAGATCGgtgccctcttccccttcttcaagGAGGGCTACCAGGGCTGGAAGGACTCCATCCGCCACAACctctcctccaacccctgctTCACCAAG ATGCTGAAGGACCCGGACAAGCCCACGGCCAAGGGCAACTTCTGGACGGTGGACGTGAGCCGCATCCCCCCGGACGCCCTCAAGCTGCAGAACACGGCCCTGTCACGGCAGGACGCGGCCGCCTTCGCCCACGACCTGGGCCCCTACGTGCTGCAGGGCCGGCCCTACCCCGGCTCCGCACCCCCACCcgagggccaggcccaggcccaggcccggcTGGACAGCTCCTTCGCCATCCAGGCCCTGCTGCAAGACCGGCCCCGGCGGGAGCCCAACCCGGCGCCCGACGGCCCGGACCCCCGGAGCTGCGAGAGCCTGGAGCCACTgtggcccctggcccccagccctcacGGGCTGCCCCGgactctctcctcctcctccagcacctccctcctgccccctgaagACGGGGGCcaggtgccccccactcctccccagccGCCCCACGCCGGCAGCTCCGACTCCGAGGGCTCCGTGTCTCCCGGGCTCCTGGTGCCCGAGCCGTGGTGGGAGCCctacagcccctgcctggccttgccacccctccctgggctgccctgctgcatgctgcagcccccaccctacCTCTACAGCCCCAGCTTCTGGGGCTGCCTGCccgtgcccccacccctggggctatCCCCAGACCTGGAtggcctcttccagccccccaaGGACCACGGCAACCCCTGGGCAGTACCTCCACCCTGGTACATGCTGCCCAGTGGGGCCCTGCTGGCACAATACACCGGCTTCTGA
- the LOC132249210 gene encoding forkhead box protein H1-like: MASLDQSSPEEGTSLCPAEEAQELAGDGARQSPGQAGGRRGGKRKKKYSRHAKPPYTYLAMIALVIQAAPGRRLKLAQIIKEIGALFPFFKEGYQGWKDSIRHNLSSNPCFTKLLKDPAKPKAKGNFWTVDVSRIPPDALKLQNTALSRQDAAAFAHDLGPYVLQGRPYPGSAAPGHPPTAGPVPGSSFTIDSLLRDFQDVGLCGRARAGESHALPVPSAMVPQGPDRWGPVFHVSGHPPRPWRPPRGPGTPRSPSSSSSSLSSTSSEEPDPGRRRPRGPRPPAKRPRLHARGVSSSDSEGSASGTPAPSPPPASWGQLPTSYSQGVAPNAVAPPSGPPFLAVPCYGCRPGGYVGPMCWGLVPGPGGRLEAPPEQNPPPSGPPMDLDHAEQGMPPNKSIYDVWMSHPADIVHPMLYSQGPGTTTLAPYQPL; the protein is encoded by the exons ATGGCCAGCCTGGACCAGAGCAGCCCGGAGGAGGGCACCAGCCTGTGCCCGGCGGAGgaagcccaggagctggcaggggatggggccaggcagagcccgGGCCAGGCTGGCGGCAGGAGGGGGGGCAAGAGGAAGAAGAAGTACAGCCGCCACGCCAAGCCGCCCTACACCTACCTGGCCATGATCGCCCTGGTCATCCAGGCCGCACCCGGCCGCCGCCTCAAGCTGGCCCAG ATCATCAAGGAGATCGGcgccctcttccccttcttcaagGAGGGCTACCAGGGCTGGAAGGACTCCATCCGCCACAACctctcctccaacccctgctTCACCAAG ctgctgaaggACCCGGCGAAGCCCAAGGCCAAGGGCAACTTCTGGACTGTGGACGTGAGCCGCATCCCCCCGGATGCCCTCAAGCTGCAGAATACGGCCCTGTCACGGCAGGACGCAGCCGCCTTCGCCCACGACCTGGGCCCCTACGTGCTGCAGGGCCGGCCTTACCCCGGCTCGGCGGCCCCCGGGCACCCACCCACCGCCGGCCCCGTGCCCGGCAGCTCCTTCACCATCGACTCCCTGCTCCGCGACTTCCAGGACGTCGGCCTGTGCGGCAGAGCCCGGGCGGGCGAGAGCCACGCGCTGCCCGTGCCCAGTGCCATGGTCCCGCAGGGCCCGGACCGCTGGGGCCCCGTCTTCCACGTCTCCGGACACCCGCCGCGGCCCTGGAGACCCCCTCGTGGGCCGGGCACACCGCGCTCCCCCTCGTCGTCTtcctccagcctcagctccacGTCCTCGGAGGAGCCGGACCCGGGCAGGCGACGGCCCCGTGGCCCCCGGCCCCCGGCCAAGCGCCCGCGGCTTCACGCCCGCGGCGTCTCCAGCTCCGACTCGGAGGGCTCCGCGAGTGGCACCCCCGCGCCCTCACCCCCGCCGGCGAgctgggggcagctgcccacGTCCTACAGCCAGGGTGTGGCCCCCAATGCTGTGGCCCCCCCCAGCGGGCCCCCCTTCCTGGCCGTGCCCTGCTACGGCTGCCGGCCGGGCGGCTACgttggccccatgtgctgggggcTGGTGCCGGGGCCTGGTGGCAGGCTGGAGGCCCCCCCTGAGCAGAACCCCCCGCCCTCCGGGCCCCCCATGGACCTGGACCATGCAGAGCAGGGCATGCCCCCCAACAAGAGCATCTATGACGTGTGGATGAGCCACCCGGCAGACATCGTGCACCCCATGCTCTACAGCCAAGGCCCTGGCACCACCACGCTTGCCCCCTACCAGCCCCTGTGA